The following proteins are co-located in the Maridesulfovibrio sp. genome:
- the dapA gene encoding 4-hydroxy-tetrahydrodipicolinate synthase, with amino-acid sequence MTFQGAFTALVTPFKDGEIDQDAYRELIEWQIEQGIDGLVPCGTTGEAATMTHEEQGEVIRICVEQAKGRVPVIAGAGSNNTKEAVNLTKLAKQAGADATLQITPYYNKPTPAGLLAHFKALSEEASMPFILYNVPGRTGLNALPETIAMIANEVPDVVGVKEATANLCQVSDLIEQCPEGFTVLSGDDFTVLPLLALGGHGVISVVSNIVPDIMTAMCAAYRAGDMKKAQELHFKMQPLNRVMFVETNPIPVKTALGMMGKFETSFRLPLVPLMEESKAKLEAQLKASGLI; translated from the coding sequence ATGACATTCCAAGGAGCATTCACTGCTCTGGTCACTCCGTTCAAGGACGGAGAGATTGATCAGGACGCATACCGCGAACTGATCGAGTGGCAGATCGAACAGGGGATCGACGGTCTTGTACCTTGCGGTACTACCGGCGAAGCGGCAACAATGACCCATGAAGAACAAGGTGAGGTTATTAGAATCTGTGTCGAGCAGGCCAAGGGACGTGTCCCGGTCATCGCTGGCGCGGGTTCCAACAATACTAAGGAAGCCGTAAACCTGACTAAGCTTGCTAAACAGGCAGGCGCAGACGCCACCCTCCAGATTACACCATATTACAATAAACCGACTCCGGCGGGCTTGCTGGCGCATTTCAAAGCCCTTTCCGAAGAGGCATCCATGCCCTTCATCCTTTACAATGTTCCGGGAAGAACAGGACTTAATGCCCTGCCCGAAACCATCGCAATGATCGCGAACGAAGTTCCGGATGTTGTCGGTGTAAAGGAAGCAACCGCCAATCTTTGTCAGGTTTCTGATTTAATCGAGCAGTGCCCAGAAGGATTCACCGTACTTTCCGGTGACGATTTCACAGTTCTTCCTCTGCTCGCCCTTGGCGGACACGGCGTAATCTCAGTTGTCTCAAACATCGTGCCTGACATAATGACAGCCATGTGTGCAGCATACCGGGCCGGAGACATGAAAAAAGCTCAGGAACTGCACTTCAAGATGCAGCCCCTGAACCGGGTAATGTTCGTTGAAACCAACCCCATTCCGGTGAAAACAGCGCTGGGCATGATGGGTAAATTTGAGACTTCATTCAGGCTGCCGCTGGTTCCGCTCATGGAAGAAAGCAAGGCAAAACTTGAAGCACAACTCAAAGCAAGCGGTCTGATCTAG
- a CDS encoding CGGC domain-containing protein, producing the protein MTKIGMIRCEKNENTCPLTNCIKCHDQAVQGFSGYDECSLAGVFTCRCPGDNFADMVKILKAKGAESVHVVTCTFSKKDDGVWKLENGFCDKIDELARNAAAEAGIPVTKGTAHLPENYKPEVFR; encoded by the coding sequence ATGACTAAAATCGGAATGATCCGCTGCGAAAAGAATGAAAATACATGTCCTCTGACTAATTGTATTAAATGCCATGATCAGGCCGTACAAGGCTTTAGCGGCTATGATGAATGTTCGTTGGCAGGGGTTTTCACTTGTCGATGCCCCGGTGATAATTTTGCGGATATGGTCAAGATTTTAAAAGCCAAGGGTGCGGAATCTGTACATGTCGTGACCTGCACGTTTTCTAAAAAAGATGATGGCGTCTGGAAATTAGAAAACGGCTTCTGTGATAAAATTGATGAACTGGCGCGAAACGCGGCAGCAGAAGCAGGCATTCCTGTAACAAAGGGAACCGCCCATCTGCCGGAAAATTATAAGCCTGAAGTTTTTAGGTAG